gaaaggaatcaaactcacgacacgagggtcggaaaggagataaactcacgacacgagggtcggaaaggagataaactcacgacacgagggtcggaaaggaatcaaactcacgacacgagggtcggaaaggagataaactcacgacacgagggtcggaaaggaatcaaactcacgacacgagggtcggaaaggagataaactcacgacacgagggtcggaaaggagataaactcacgacccaagggtcggaaaggagataaaactcacgactcgagggtcggaaaggaatcaaactcacgacgcgagggtcggaaaggtaataaaactcacgacgcgagggtcggaaaggcaataaactcacgacacgagggtcgtaaaggaatcaaactcacgacgcgagggtcggaaaggagataaactcacgacgcgagggtcggaaagcaaaggacaactcacgacacgaggatcggaaagcaaagaactcacaacacgagggttggaaactcacgactcgagggtcggaaagcaaaggacaactcacgacacgagggtcggaaagcaaagaactcacaacacgagggttggaaactcacgactcgagggtcggaaagcaaaggacttcGATGTCCACATAACAGGATTCTGGTTGAGGGATACCAATAAGCAACAGTTGCAACatctggaagagatttgaaaattgcactgaaatgcaaagagatgccaccaaagattggactttcagcttcagaccattgaggatgacgaccctgatggttctcaagttcataagttgtttagctcacacctgaactttaaactgaacacctcatGATGAGaataaaatgccaatgcataatgtcttgccccagcctgtaaggactttgaagaaattggTCTCGTAAGGACCTTTTGATATCCGTTCATATCAAACTGACTTGCCTTAGTATCAAGAATTTTGGCACCATTCCCCCGCCTGACTTGTATTATAAGTAGGTTTGACTGTGCTtgagtgaatgcccctgattattcagcattttgagagattcttcgaatcttgacctgattgtctcagattgagtgaaaacttgctcgacaaagtattcaaacgcttttgtgccactgagggtgatcagactttgaaatattgctgtCTCTGCTCAACGGAGTTTTGAAGACAgcttgtccttcgggaggataaaactttttcatctgaagttcatgatgtaaactttcctgatgttaagcacttgttcatatgcaaagaatgtttattatgagaaatataattctaatgcaaagagtatgtttgtcttgaagtttaaagaaactttttatgaaaggatgtcgtaacatcgatttttatgaaagaaggatggtgtgataccaactcaagcatttagcggatctcctaggagtcagtttaccgtgtTTTCATGTacagtctgctttcgaattaaccctgcctcaattaggactttcaagggttgtaacgtggtcaggttcacggttttttagaaaaaaaaagatttttaggctcaaaattatttggtgcccacccccttcatgatgttctccagtcctaagttcagttaacttgacatgagcattcatctttcaagaggagtttgagatgattgaggagccaatgaggcgttcggacatggcagtcactttacctttcattttagtgtctgatcacacgactttgttcttttgatgaggattcttattttgtaatccttgtttttcacttttgcttttctttttatttccctaacttttgcctggacaaattcttttgaattttgatttggatgtccagcgggatgccctaatttttgcctaagtcacatgttttcaagttgttgacttagcgggctttctttttttttcattcttttcttttgaacaagtcgtgtgatcatgaatctcagatttgttggaagtgactgtgactgcctgagtcattgattgatgaaggattaccattgtggtatcgtcatattttgacttcctgatgtgagggataaaccacaacggctttgatgtcagtctcgacctcctgatgtgagggataattttgatgtctcgacctcatGAGGTGAGGGATAACTGTTGTGGATTTGGCTTTCCTCAATctgttgaaagatagccattgttgtatctttagatgtgtgctcctgatgaattttgaatgctcgatcaggtcaactgaatactaccctCCCCTGGGTTGAATgttaggtttttttttgtttttttttattttgagaaaagaaactcctacttcgaaggctcagaggggttaacaagggtttcactcccttatatctccagtgtttgggaatttgaaacaatgcctgtacatcatcaacagggttctactcaaaagcataccgttTGAGGTTTTTGGTATTATGCTCATCATTCTCCCTACAGAGTTATCgtgctttattaacaagagttaggtatcacaaaaagcatataaaaacatataagagcaaaagcgaatggattttttcaagacaaacatatccaatgcattattattatagttcaaaaacaaacaagttttacatacaaacagtattgcataaaacaagaaagattacacatgatgatttaagaattgccaatgttgaggagaatctctctgtatggacttattgcttcaaaagacccattgagtcaaaggagaacttcaattctggccttcaggtGTGAATgcgatagcctttgcatcaatcaggtcttgaaccttgtgttTGAATGGCTGACAATCTTCAGTTGAATGACCAGGTGCCCCGGCATGGTATCCACAACTGACATCAGGGTCAAATCCTTCAGGATACGGGAAAGAAACAGGATCCAACTGCTTTGTTTCCACCAAGGAAAGTTTGAGCAATTCAGATAATAGCTCATCATGAGTCATAGGAATGGCATCATACACTCTTTTTGGCTTTCTACGCCTCTGTCTACCCTGCTGGTGACGATTTTGTTGATGGTTCCGCCATGGCGGCGCATACTGAGCTGATTGATCATGCAAAACTGGATCCCTTTGAGCAAACTGAGTAGGTGGATGACTGAGAGCTGTAGCACAGATTTGTGGGCCATCCTGAATAGAAATAATCGCTTCCATTTCATTACGAGAGATCTGATCGAGAGGATGATTAAGAGACTCCTCTTCATACTCAGGAATTACACTGGCTCTTCCCTCCACATGCCTGGGGAATTCGAAAAGATCATCAACATCTTGGATATTACCATTCCTAAGACCGTTCTCAATTCGTTCGCCGACAACAACCAATTCTGCAAATTCAGAAGCACCAATCAAGCCTTGGTAGTATGGACCTTCCAACATATCTTTGAACATACCCATGAGCTCTTGTTCTAATAGTGGAGGTTGAACTCTGGCAGCCAGTTCTCTCCATCTTCGGGCATACTCTCTAAAAGACTCATCAGTTCtctgagtcaaagcttggagttgaattctggtcggagccatgtcactgttgtgcTTGTAACGCTTGACGAACGCTTCTGCTAATTCTTTCCAAGTTCGGACATGAGTTCGTTCAAGTTGAGTGTACCACTCGAGGGATGTACCACTGAGGCTGTCTTGAAAGAAATGCATCAATAGCTTGTCATTCTCAGCATAAGGAGCCATTTTGTTACAAAATGCTTTCACGTGAGTCAACGGACAAGTGGTTCCCTTGTACTTCTCGAAGTTAGGGACTCTGAACTTAACAGGAATCTTGACACCAGGGACTAGGCACAACCCATCAGCATCTAAATCGACGGAATCACGACCTTCTATAGCTTTCAActttttctccaagaggtggaaccttttttcaGTTTCAATAATTGGGAACCTGAAGGCTTCAGGTTCTAAGTTGTTCTCATGATGTGCATTCTCCTGAGCAGGAATAGGAATTTCAACAACATTTCTGACATTCTGATTCACAAGACCCCCTCCCGGGGTGGGAATACCATCCGTAACTGGCCTCTGAAGAACCTGTCTACACTCTTCTTGTCTAAGAGCAAGGGtttgaatagcctccatacactgGCCCATGTTAGTCCCCATTTCTATCCTCATCTCATTCAAGTTTTCACAGATTTGTTCCATGGCTAACTCTTGATTGTTGATCAGTGTCGAGAAGTCAGAATCGTACTTCTGCAGAGAAAACCGAATGGAGAGAAGGTTGAGAATAAGAGCTCCACATTTGATCACctgtcatgaatgcatgtatgcatgaatgGATGCAATGTTATGTTCgatcatttccaaggaatcctcgtgttttgattgatttagcaagaaagagatggaaaagctcaacACGcaacttaaagatatgattccttggaaatgaaaggaacatgtatgctagttattttttgtacatcattttttggaaagtaaatatgcaatgatgcaaagtggtggggcttgttgccgcccaccaggaattcaggactgccggtaacacacataataCAAAGCCACAGGTTCGGcccccaaatggtataccacacggaacacggaatatcaatccacggaaccaaagcccatagtcaataacacactgggatagaacacagattaccactcgaacaagaaccatagtaccccacgaacaggaaccaatagtacactcgaacgagaacagcggtaatccacgaacaagaacagcggtaacccacgaacaagaacagcggtaacccacgaacgaaaacagcggtcaccaacaatgtacctgttaaataatcattgattcccgccccactcacaggtaaaatctaggccaaggtaaggtcatgaaacgcagtatacggtccgcccgaaggtaagcatcatcagagcgcggaagcgggtgacgataatacctccgtttgaaaccactactctgctcgtggtcacataatccatcccgagacgtacacctcgagacaaaccatgctcccactctatcctagggttcctatggttcacacatagcctgggtattgggccttttacctcttgaaacacccacccaacaaacagagatccagccagtccagaatatgatgcagaaaagtaaaagcgcacatagaatgcaatgcaaacagataaatatgcaaagcagtaaaaacagccaaagataaacacacaagcgctaggatcgactcgctgagtccggaccagcaacaggtcgagacgtccccagcagagtcgccagctgtcgctaccgcgaaaattaac
This genomic stretch from Vicia villosa cultivar HV-30 ecotype Madison, WI unplaced genomic scaffold, Vvil1.0 ctg.000455F_1_1, whole genome shotgun sequence harbors:
- the LOC131628466 gene encoding uncharacterized protein LOC131628466, with amino-acid sequence MEQICENLNEMRIEMGTNMGQCMEAIQTLALRQEECRQVLQRPVTDGIPTPGGGLVNQNVRNVVEIPIPAQENAHHENNLEPEAFRFPIIETEKRFHLLEKKLKAIEGRDSVDLDADGLCLVPGVKIPVKFRVPNFEKYKGTTCPLTHVKAFCNKMAPYAENDKLLMHFFQDSLSGTSLEWYTQLERTHVRTWKELAEAEYARRWRELAARVQPPLLEQELMGMFKDMLEGPYYQGLIGASEFAELVVVGERIENGLRNGNIQDVDDLFEFPRHVEGRASVIPEYEEESLNHPLDQISRNEMEAIISIQDGPQICATALSHPPTQFAQRDPVLHDQSAQYAPPWRNHQQNRHQQGRQRRRKPKRVYDAIPMTHDELLSELLKLSLVETKQLDPVSFPYPEGFDPDVSCGYHAGAPGHSTEDCQPFKHKVQDLIDAKAIAFTPEGQN